The Microcoleus sp. FACHB-672 genomic sequence CGAATCGCTTTAAAAGGCGGGTTCAAGAACTCACCGAATCAGCGAGACAAGGCGCAACAGTGGCGAAATCCTTAGTGCAAAAAATTGAACGAGCAGAAGGGGCACTTTCAGAATTAGAAGAACTGGTCAAACATCCACATTCTTCCATTGCTTCACCCACTCCAGAAAATAGCCTACTTGAAGAAATAACAGAAGCGCAGTCTTTGATGCAAAAAATTGAACAAGCAGAAGGGGCGTTAACAGAAATAGAAGATGTCGTAAAACAGCAGGATCTTTTACGTTTAATTCAAAAAATAGACGGAGTATTGAGCCGGCATCGTCAAAAGTTACTGCAATAATCCAATCAAACTTCTTTTAGATTTCTCGCAATAGCCCGAAGTATTCGCATCCAACTGTTAACTTGATTGCAAGCATCCTGATTTTGTCAGGGCATAGCATTCGGATAATAATACCAAAGCCGGTTATGATTAGCGATTGATTCACCCGTGCCTAATCAGGCTGTCGATGCTGCAACAAGGAGTCTGAGTCAACCAGATTTAGTATTAGAGATTACATATCTGGGGTAAGTTTTCGTATTTTCGCTACGTGTTACAGGCAGCCCTTTCACCCCTCAACAACTACAGGATTCATCATCATGAAGAAACTAGAAGGAAAAGTTGCTCTTGTCACCGGCGGTACCAGCGGCATCGGTCTTGCCACTGCCAAGCGCTTTGTTACAGAAGGTGCCTATGTCTTTATCACAGGTCGTCGTCAAACTGAACTGGATGCTGCCGTGAAAGAGATTGGTGAAAACGTCACGGGTGTTCAGAGCGATGTCTCTAATCTTGCAGACCTCGATCGCCTATTCGCCACAATCGAGCAAGAGCAAGGACACCTTGATGTCGTCTTCGCCAATGCCGGCGGTGGAGAATTCGCCCCACTCGGAGCAATTACAGAAGAACACTTTGACAAAACCTTCAACACGAACGTCAAAGGTCTGCTGTTCACCGTACAGAAGGCGCTGCCTCTGTTGCCAGAGGGGGCTTCCATCATCCTGAATGCCTCTCAGACGACTACGGTAGGCACCCCAGCTTTCAGTGTTTACAGTGCTACCAAAGCCGCCGTGCGCTCGTTTGCCCGTAATTGGATTCTCGATCTCAAAGGGCGCAAGATTCGGGTTAACGCCATTAGTCCTGGCGTGGTTCCTACTCCTGCTTACAATGCCCTGGGGGTGAGT encodes the following:
- a CDS encoding SDR family oxidoreductase; the encoded protein is MKKLEGKVALVTGGTSGIGLATAKRFVTEGAYVFITGRRQTELDAAVKEIGENVTGVQSDVSNLADLDRLFATIEQEQGHLDVVFANAGGGEFAPLGAITEEHFDKTFNTNVKGLLFTVQKALPLLPEGASIILNASQTTTVGTPAFSVYSATKAAVRSFARNWILDLKGRKIRVNAISPGVVPTPAYNALGVSDEQVQEFVDSQASVIPLGRVGTPDEIAKAVVFLACDDSSFVNGIELFVDGGMAQI